A window of Acinonyx jubatus isolate Ajub_Pintada_27869175 chromosome B2, VMU_Ajub_asm_v1.0, whole genome shotgun sequence genomic DNA:
AGGCACCAGTGTCTGTTCcgggggagggagtgggaaggCCGGGCAGAGGCAACTCAAAAGCCTGGAGTTGAGTGCTGTGTTCCCCCAGACAGTGGCTTGGGTCTTAGCATGTGAGGCAGAAAGTGAACAGTGGAGACTGTGCGTGGCAAGATGTAGAAGCGTGGGGAATCCGGCTCAGGCTGCTGCAAGGCACTGGCAGCTCGCTTCCTGTAGACCTCAGATCCGGAGCCACTGAGCACCCCTGCTTGGAGCAGAGCTGACCCGGGAGATGGGGGGACAGAGCTGGCCCGGGAGATGGGGGGGCAGAGCTGACCCGGGAGATGGGGGGACAGAGCTGACCCGGGAGATGGGGGGGCAGAGCTGACCCGGGAGATGGGGGGGCAGAGCTGACCCGGGAGATGGGGCGACAGAGCTGACCCGGGAGATGGGGGGGCAGAGCTGACCCAGGAGATGTGGGAGCAGAGCTGACCCGGGAGATGGAGGGGCAGAGCTGACCCAGGAGATGGGGGAGCAGAGCTGACCCGCAAGATGGGGGGGCAGAGCTGACCCAGTAGATGGGGGAGCAGAGCTGACCCGGGAGATGGGGGAGCAGAGCTGACCCGGGAGATGGGGTCCCGAGCTGACGCAGGAAATGGGGGGCAGAGCTGacccgggaggtgggggggggcatgggggagCAGAGCTGACCCGGGAGACTGGGGGGGCAGAGCTGACCCGGGAGATGGGGGAGCAGTCCGTCCCTGCCTCTATGGCCTTCACACCCATCGCCTCAGGTTATCACCATGATCACTCTGGCCATTCCCACATGGAAACCCGAACACGTCCTTGCCTGGTGTCTAGGCGGGCAGCCGGTATTGTGGGCACAATGGGGGAGACATAGGGGACCAGTGGTCCCTGACTGCTGGGGAGGTCTTAGCCTGGTAGCAGGATGGGGAGACCCCCAGACTCTCATTCTGCTCGATCCACAGATACCTTTTCCCATTCAAGGAGAAAATAGACTAAGACCTCCTACTCTACACAGTCCccatgtagaaaaatgaattcCAAGTGACCATCGTCTTCACGGTCCTAAGGCTGTGGGAAAGTGGATGAAGCCCATACTAGTGTGCTGAACCTGTCTCTACTCAAGAGCATGGGGAATAGAGCAAACTCTGTAACAGATATTTAGGAAATTAGTTCTGGGCAGATTCACTAGGAGCATATTCAGGAAAGGCAACGCTGTGTCGTTTGGAGGACGAGACACTCAagggagggtattatgctaagtgaaattagagaaagacaaaaatcatatgacttcactcatatgaggacttcaagagacaaaacagatgaacataagggaagggaaataaaaataatataaaaacaggaacgGGGGcaagacagaagagactcataaatatggagaacaaactgagggttacgggaggggttgtgggaggggggatgggctaaatgggtcaggggcactaaggaatctactcctgaaatcattgttgcactatatgctaactaatgtggatgtaaatttaaaaacaaaattcaaaaaaaaagatgcatgctatgacttcaatcttcttgaatttgttgagtcTTGATTTGTGGGCTAAtatgttatctattctggagaatgttccacgtgtacttgaaaagaatgtgcattctgctgttttaggatggagtgttctgaatatactATTAAATACATCTGGTGCAGCgtcattcaaagccatcatttcttcattcattttctgtttagatgacctGTCACTTGATGtgagtagggtgttaaagtcccctactattattctGTTATTATCTAATAgttctttaatatttgttattaactgttttatgtatttgtgtgcacCCATTggggtgcataaatgtttacaattgttatatctccttgttggattgtcccctttatgatattatatgtaattatatataatcaatatataattatattagtatttattaatatcattatcatattcctttttttcttattatttttcttttttttaatgtttatttatttttgagagcaagaaggacagagtgtaagtggacaaggggcaaagagagagagagacaaagaatccgaagcaggctctaggctctgagctgtcagcacagagcctgatgcgaagcttgaacccaagaaccgtgatcacgacctgagctgaagtcggacgcttaaccgactgagccacccaggcgccctgcaagtGCACAAGTCTTAATTCAATCTGGATGAACGGCAGTTAGCTGTCTTATCATCTATGTTTTCTAGCAGATTTTTTGCCCTTGCAGCCAGACTTGCAGGCAAGCAATGGGgaaaagtttggggcacctgagggaAGAATTTATATTGCCATGTTTCCTTACCAGTGAGGTGCCAAACCCATCTATACTATGATCTGATTTCACCTTCTACCTGACATTTCCACATGTTAGCTTTAGCCTACTTTAGCACCTTCACTTTCATACTGTCTCAATCATGCAGCCATTAAACCaacatttaaataacttaaaatcggggcacctgggtggctcagtcggttaagcatctgacttcggcgtacgtcatgatctcagtttgtgcaTTCCAGCACCACAGCGGGCTCagctgctgacagtgtggagccagcttgggattctcttttgcgctctctgtgcccctcccccactcacgctttttctctttctctcaaaataaatgcataaacttaataaatgaatacataaatctAGATAttgattcataaataaataacttaaaattcaCAATTCACACCAATGTGGTGATGAAGGGGAAAGTCTTCACCTCTTGAATCTGATAGAGTTCTGAATCTTGGTTAGGGCTCTATTTCCACCTACCCAAAGAGACTCCAGTGACAGAGATGTTAAGGAGGGCTGCCCATCCTTCACAGCAAGAgagaccccagccctggcctTCAGGGCAGGCAGGGCTAACACCTGAATTAGgagaccggggcggggggggcacccTCAGCAGGAGCAAGCACTGGATTATTGCATCATCTCCCACTAATGTCTTATTTCATTCCTACTTGAGTTTAGGAAACCACCCAGCCAATGactcatagttcttttttttttttgattcatagTTCTATGCAGACATTCCTCCCTAGTTGTGAGTGTATGACCAAGAGCCACTGGCTCTCCTGGGCTTTTGTATGCTGGCCCACACTGCAGCTTTTGGAGTCGGCAGCCTCCCTAGTCACATGAGCCAAGCCCTTCTTATCTGTCTGTCTACACCTCATACTGGTTCTATTTGTCAGGGGAGCTCTGACTGAAATAGGAAGGTAAGGAAGACTGAATGGAAGGTAGTATTTGTGCCCCGCTTTCCTGAGTTCCAGGCTGTTGGCCCATGTAATCCAGAACACCTGACAGAGGAATGTGCCAGAACACAAAGCCTAGAGGCATGATGGTGAGGACCTCAGGGTATTTGCTGGAGGGTAAGAAATGGAATGGGAGGCTGTGAGGGAAATCCCTTGGCAGCCATGAGTTTGGAGCAGGAAAGTATTTGGGCACACgcacgtacacacatacacacacgcacatacatacacgtgcatgcatgcacacatgcaccccccccacacacacacatacacggcTTGGAGGGCGATCTCACTGCAAAAGAGCTGATTCAGTTGCCTGCCCTCTCCTGCACCAAAGTGAGGGTCGGGCTCCGTAGAGATCAGTGTGCACAGCTCCGATCCGGGACTTAGCGGCTTTCCTGTCCACGAGGCCCTGGGCTGGCCATGCTGAGGACGTGGAGGAGACAGAAGCTGCCGGAGCACAGAGTCCGAAGGGAACAAAGAGGGAGGACCCGCCTTGAAAAAATGACCAGGCTGTGTTCCGAGTCACTTACCTTGTCACATCAAATTCTGAAACACGAGTGTTCCTTAAATTCCCATTTTTTGGAAcgataaaaatttttgaaacaggCCTGAACTATAAAGAAGTTGCGAGTCCTGTACAGACGCTTCTCTTCCTGAACCGTATGACAGTAAGCGGTCACACCAATGTCCTCCCACTTTTCGTGATGTCCCCTGATGCCACACACTTTGGGATGTATTTCCCACCCACCGGGACATTCTCCCGCATCACCACGGATCATCCCATACTGAGTCAGGGCCCCCGACCACCGCCTCGTCCTCAGACTCTGCTTCCAGTTGTTCCAACAGCATCCATCATGGTCACAGACAGGGATGGACTTaggcattttccattttctgggtGTGCTGAAAATGGGGGTTACAGAGTTTTATGTGCCTTTTTGGttgattgctttaatttttacaCGTGGTGGAGAGATTTAGATTCACGAGGCCCCTGTTAGGGGATGTCAGCCAGATGTCCTCAAATATACATTTGAAAGCTGTGTTCCCCTGGTGTTCGGGTCCGTCTTTGTATCACTTTGGAAAGTACTTCCGATTACTTAGTCTTAAGCAGAGAGAAACAAATCTCTTAACATGGTGTATATGTTGTACTTCACTCAGATATCATATTGCTAATGGTTGCTACGGCACTAACACCGCAGCGAAAACACATACATCTCCACGCTTTTTGGTCTCCCTGTTTTCCAGCCTGGAAGGAACACTGGGATTGCCGTGCAGTGGGCTGAACATCAACTCCTCTCTGGACGTGGTGAAATAGAGGGCAAATGAGTGATTCCATTTATACTCCTACCAACACCTAAGAGAACTCGTGTTAGTCTATTTCCTGTCCACTTGCTATAGATATATTTAGGATGTTGTCAAAAAGTAaaccaataataaaattttgtcCGTTTGATGCCTATGTGGGGCATTGttatttgtgttatttgtgtTGTCTTGATTATTGAGGATGTGTTCAATGATTTCACAGGCTTATTTATCATCTAGAACTTGCTCTAAGCCCTTGCACAACTCTTAGAATGACTTATGTATCcgtaggagctctttatatattctggataccaaTCCTTTGCTCATGGAAGAATAACTTAATTTTTAGAAGCAGATCTGTTTCTGCCAGGAAGATTCACTGTGCACTGAAGGAGGTGACTCAACGGGAAGAGACGACAGGCGAGTCACTCCTGTAGATGGGGGATCAGGGGAAATCAGAAAGATTCTCGATTACTTCATATTCAAAAGTTTGTTTGCAGTTGGCATGTTGGATTTGCATTGTTTGCACTGAGACCCACAGATGGCTCCTTGAAATGTGATTTCTGGAGTGAGCCTTAAATTCTCTGCTTCCACAAGAAATCTAGCAGAATCACCAGTTATATTTACCCCACAAAGTGAGGAAGAGCAAGGAGTTCTTTAGGGGATAAAACACAAATTCCAAGTTAACTACCATTTTTATTacagtgatattttatttaaatatatttacatagaaaTTACGGAAGAGAACTATCACATATATATTGTTCTCTTTAGACATCAATGAGgtcatttatcagaaaaaaaaaatccctgagttTCCATAACTTCAAATGATATTTTTTGGCACAAGTGTCTGCAAGAACAAGGCCGAAGTGCATAGAAGAATCTGATATTCCACAACCAAAGGACGAGATGGAAAACGTTCTGTTTGTTGAGATTCCTTAGTCAAGCATTTAAACATTTCAGAGCAAGAATTCCAtcactttggggcgcctgggtggttcagtcagttaagtgtccgactctggctcaggtcatgatctcagggttcgtgagttcaagccccatgtcgggctctctgctgtcagcgtggaggctgcctcagatcctctctctccctctgtctctctgcccctcccccgtgcatgctctcgctcacaagtaaagaaacatttaaaaataaataaataaaatgattctatCACTTagtatcaaaagaaaatgaactaacATACTAAGAAAAGTGCTAAATAAAAGTGCATTCCCCAAATGCATGAATGGACATCGATGTTACATGTGCTGCACCATGTGGTCTGATTTCTCTGGattctttttggtttttcattttttttttaaacgtttacttatttttgacacagagagagacagagcatgagcgggggaggggcagagagagagggagacacagaatccgaaacaggctccaggctccaagcagtcagcacagagcccaacgcggggctcaaactcatggaccgcgagatcatgacctgagccgaagtcggccgcttaacggactgagccacccaggcgcccctgtttttttccttttttttaaatttacattcaagttcgTTATCATGTTAAtgccccttagccatttagcctatccctccTCCTACAGCTCCcacagtaaccctctgtttgttctccacatttaagaggcTCTTAATGTTTTGCTCCCattgctgtttttatattatttttgcttcccttcccttgtgttcatgtgttttgtatcttcaaatcctcatatgagtaaagtcatatatttgtctttctctaatttcgcttagcataataccctctagttccatccacatggtggcaaatggcaagatttcattcttttcgattgctgagtaatactgcattgtgtgtgtgtttgtgtgtgtgtgtgtgtgtgtgtgtatagatatatatatatatagatatatatatctatttttagtttttggaggaacctccatagtgttttccagagtggctgcaccactttgcattcccaccagcagtgcaaaagagatcctctttctctgcatcctcaccaacatctgtcgttgcctgagttgttaatgttcgccattctgacaggtgtcaggtggtatctcattgtggtttcgatttgtatttccctgatgatgagtgatgtggagcattttttcatgtgtgggttggccatctggatgtcttctttggagaattgcctattcatgccttttgcccatttcctcactggattatttgtgttttgggtgttgagtttgataaattctttatagattttggatactaaccctttatgtgatatgtcatttgcaaatatcttctcccattccgttggctgccatttagttttgctgattgtttccttcgctgtgcagaagctttttatttgatgaggCCCCAAAAGTTCAGTTTTACTTTTGTATCCcatgcctctggagacgtgttgagtaagaagttgctgcggccaagatcaaagaggttttggcctgctttctcctcgaggattttgacggcttcctgtcttacattgaggtctttcatccactttgagtttatttttgtgtctggtgtgagaaagtggtccaggttcgtttTTCTACACATTGCAGCCCAGTGTTACTAGCACCACtgggaagagactgtctttattccattggatattctctcctgctcattagttggccatatgtttgtgggtccatttctgggttttctattctgcttcattgatctgagtgtctgtttttgtgccagtaccatactgtctggatAATTATGGCTTTGTAATAGCTGGAAGTTGGTGACGTCGCTGGATTCTTAAAGTCTGGTCTAAAAACGAACAGCAAGTGATCCAAAGGTAGTCTAGCAAAACAGAGTCGCTAAGCGGGATGACGCTCTCGGGGGCTTCCTGGTATAATCAGCAGCCTTGAGAAAAGAACAGGTGTTGGTCTCGTGGCTGAGAAATTCCTGGGCCAGTTGTCCTGGGGCTGCCCTTCCCCACCTACCCCCGCACCCAGAGTCCAGCCCTCATTGAGGGACATGTACTTCCCTCCAGccatctccccagccctgggtccAACCGCCTTTACAAACCTCCTCCCTCTGAAAACAAATCACTGAGTCATTCTCCGGAGCTGTTACCAAGGGTTTGGGCTCAGGAAGTAACAAATCATTCTGCCCACTTGACTCGGGTTCTAATACTGCCTCTGATGGGCAGTCCTACAGGACCTGGTGAGGGATCTGACAGACAGGGGCCTGCGCTTGGTACCTCTAACCTTGCGGAATTTTGAAGCAAAGATCCTTTCCTCTCacttccctcccagcctcccagctaGCAGCACTCAGAGCCCTTAGCATGATGCTCCTTCCCCCATCCCATCCATTCCTGGTCCGGCTCAGCTGTGAGCACCCCCAGCAACTCAGCCCCCCATCTCCAGGGTCAGCTCTGCCCCCCCCATCTCCCGGGtcacctctgcccccccccatctcccgGGTCAGCTCTCCCCCCGCATCTCCCGGGCCCGCTCTGTCCCCCCGTCTCCCGGGTCAGCTCTGCTCCAAGCAGGGGTGCTCAGTGGCTCTGGATCTGAGGTCTCCAGGAAGCGAGCTGCCAGTGCCTTGCAGCAGCCTGAGCCGGATTCCCCACGCTTCTACATCTTGCCACGCACAGTCTCCACTGTTCACTTTCTGCCTCACATGCTAAGACCCAAGCCACTGTCTGGAGGAACACAGCACTCAACTCCAGGCTTTCGAGTTGCCTCTGCCCGAacttcccactccctcccccagaaCAGACAATGGTGCCTCTCCTGGTAGGCCCCTGGATGGAGTCCCCTTCCCTGAGACATCACGTGGAGCCACCACGCCTCTCGTGCTCCAATGTGAGTACTGCCCAAGCTGTGCGTCCCTCTCCCCGCACACCACCCGCACTGGGCCAAATTGGCTCTCTTCGATCTAGAATCAGGTCTGAGTCAGGCCTGACCTTGCTAAATCTCCTTAGCGTCAACAGGCCTTATGCATTGGGGggcccctcccctttcccagcGGCCTTAACAGTGAGGCCTTATGACAACTCAGGGCTGAGCTTGTCCACGTTACTGCTAACAACTGACAGGGGAACTCATCACCTTGTCTCACTTCTGTGATGACAAGGTTCAGTGAGTGGGCAGGGTCGAGTGGAGGAGTCACCTGTCCCTGTCCTCACACCAGGccttttgcccctcccttccCGCTCCATCTCCTCTCAGTACCTGTCACTCTAAAAGACTCTACCTGGATGCCAATTATGATTAAGCGGCTGAGAATCACAGGGAGGATCCAGGTGATGGGTCTGAGGGCCATGGCCCCGGACTGGGCCGTGACTTGCTGCGAGCCTGGCGGGGCTGAAATGGAAACACAAGAGGGTTTCAGACCCCAAATCTTGTTTCAGACTTAAATCGGAAGAGAtaccccctctgctcctcctgccgCAGATGATCCCACACTGCAGATGCTTTCTGTCACTCTACATTGTGGCAGCTGCTGTGACAGGTTCTGGGGCGGGAACCGAGGAAAGACTCGGGACCTGTCCCGAAGGACCTCGCACAGCTAAAGGGGGAAGCACGGGTTCCAACATAACTGGTCACTCCTGCTGTGGCAGAAGAGGTGGTCATGGAGCACGAGGGTGGTGACAGTTGACCCCCTCTCTGGAGCTAACAGTGCACGTGGCCAGGAATGATCCCCGGCCAGAGACGAGATGAGATGAGAAGATCAATGATTCTCAGAAAAGGGAAGAGCGAGAAGGAATCTCTGGAATCAGACTGACACCCTCATGTTTGGGGCCAAGAGGGAATCCAAGAAATCCCAGAAAACTAAAGGACATGCAGCAAGGGAGAGATTTCAGGAgatgagaagggaaaggaaggatgcTAGAACATATCTGTGGCCATTACTCTCCCCAAAAGAAGTTCACCATGGATGGATCACCTctggctctgtttctgtctctctctctctctctctctctctctctctctcacacacacacacacacacacacacacgcacactacAGTGGAGAAGGTAGGCCCGATTTCAAGAGAACAACTTCATCCAGTCTTCTGAGTTACCTGTTGTCTCCCACAGTTCATCCCAGTGCATCAATATTCGCTCAAGCCACTTGTTACAATCTCCAACTGAGATCTTCATGAGGGAATTGGTCAAATCTCTGTCACTCTCCCATGAGGCCTTTATCTGTCGGCCTCTAGGACGAAGTGTCCAATTTCCACTCTCTGAGTTAAAGAAGTAGGATATCTGTTCATTGATGTGAAACTCCCAGGATCCGCTGGTGCGTCCGTTGtccccacgcacacacaccatcctgccctgcagggagagagaatctgccccccacccccaccatgggCATGAAGTCAGCCTCTGGTCTTGACCGATCCCTTGTCCCACCCGCTGTCCACTCCTCGGCTCCCCTTCACCCTTCTTGGTCCTGTTCTGTCCCTCTTGACTGCCCTGGCTGCTGGGCCCCGTGTGTGGGATCCATGTCTAAGTTGTACATGAACACAATAGGTCCCTGGCCCTACAAACTGTTCTACTTCTGCCCTGGGCCTTTCCGACTTACCACTGGGTGTAAAATCCGCTGCTTTCCAGTCAAGTAGTTTCTTCTTGAGCTCTTCTGCCAGGTCTTTCAGAGTTTcggtctgtctctcccaaaacaCTATGTCATTCACATTCCTCCCCAGAGGACCAAAGACTTCGACCTTCTTGTTCCCACAGGCGTAATACAGAAACGTGTTTCCATTGACCTTGCCTCGAATCTCACACCATGCTTGTCCAGGATTGGGCTTTGGTGTGATGGGGAATTCAAAGGCAGGAGAAAGAGCATCTGCAAATGAAAACGTAAGTTAGGGTTGGGGTTGGAAGAACAGGCCCAGAGGCGTCCCTCTCCCACCCATGTGACAGTCATTGTATCTCTGCAGGGCTGGCCTAGCAGAGCAAAGGCGGCCCctgcacagcccctcccccctaaCAATTGAAGGCTGGCGCACTTCCCTTCTTGGAAAAGGACCAAGGATCGGGATTCCTCTGCCTGACCAGAAACCATACAGCCAGGGACATGTCCCCTGTGTCTACCAGGCTGGTATCCAGCACCACTCAGTCTTTAATCAATTCAGGCAC
This region includes:
- the LOC106989404 gene encoding UL16-binding protein 1-like isoform X1, translated to MARPGDTTLRLCLLLRFLLTDSAPRGCEFRDALSPAFEFPITPKPNPGQAWCEIRGKVNGNTFLYYACGNKKVEVFGPLGRNVNDIVFWERQTETLKDLAEELKKKLLDWKAADFTPSDSLSLQGRMVCVRGDNGRTSGSWEFHINEQISYFFNSESGNWTLRPRGRQIKASWESDRDLTNSLMKISVGDCNKWLERILMHWDELWETTAPPGSQQVTAQSGAMALRPITWILPVILSRLIIIGIQVESFRVTGC
- the LOC106989404 gene encoding UL16-binding protein 1-like isoform X2, with protein sequence MARPGDTTLRLCLLLRFLLTDSAPRGCEFRDALSPAFEFPITPKPNPGQAWCEIRGKVNGNTFLYYACGNKKVEVFGPLGRNVNDIVFWERQTETLKDLAEELKKKLLDWKAADFTPSDSLSLQGRMVCVRGDNGRTSGSWEFHINEQISYFFNSESGNWTLRPRGRQIKASWESDRDLTNSLMKISVGDCNKWLERILMHWDELWETTAPPGSQQVTAQSGAMALRPITWILPVILSRLIIIGIQGC